A part of Chloroflexota bacterium genomic DNA contains:
- a CDS encoding Asp23/Gls24 family envelope stress response protein — MGQEASYDSKIVIAPEVLITIAKLATLGVPGVAHMAPVPGGIDRYFKRGAADGVRIQVFNHDLAADLHIVITGDANARAVSEKVQSEVARAMSEMVGMTARTVNVHIENVEFAE; from the coding sequence ATGGGACAAGAAGCTTCTTACGACAGTAAAATCGTGATCGCGCCTGAGGTGCTGATCACGATCGCCAAACTCGCCACCCTGGGTGTGCCGGGCGTGGCTCACATGGCCCCCGTGCCGGGCGGCATTGATCGCTACTTCAAACGCGGCGCCGCCGACGGCGTCCGCATTCAGGTGTTCAATCACGACCTGGCCGCCGACCTGCATATCGTCATCACCGGCGACGCCAACGCCCGGGCGGTGAGCGAGAAAGTGCAAAGCGAGGTGGCCCGGGCCATGTCGGAGATGGTGGGCATGACAGCCCGCACCGTCAATGTTCACATAGAGAATGTGGAGTTCGCCGAGTAG
- the fabG gene encoding 3-oxoacyl-[acyl-carrier-protein] reductase: MTLQGKVAVVTGASRGIGKAIAVELGKRGAKVVVNYSKSVEGAEEAVNTIKASGGEAVAVQADVTDAKAAAALIKAATDAFGRLDILVNNAGTTRDTLLAMMSEDDWDVVIRTNLKSAFNCSKAAVKTMMRQRNGRIINISSVSGVMGNGGQTNYSASKAGLIGFTKALAREVSARNITVNAVAPGFIPTDLTSSLSDELKSETMKVIPLGRWGAAEEVAHAVAFFASDEAGYITGQTLNVDGGMAMS, translated from the coding sequence ATGACTCTTCAAGGTAAAGTCGCCGTAGTCACCGGCGCCTCGCGCGGCATTGGCAAAGCCATTGCCGTTGAGCTTGGCAAGCGCGGGGCAAAAGTTGTGGTCAATTATTCCAAGAGCGTTGAGGGCGCGGAAGAGGCCGTGAACACGATCAAGGCCTCCGGCGGCGAGGCGGTTGCCGTTCAGGCCGATGTGACCGACGCCAAGGCCGCCGCCGCGCTGATCAAAGCCGCCACCGACGCATTTGGCCGGCTCGACATCCTTGTCAACAACGCCGGGACGACCCGCGACACTTTGCTGGCGATGATGTCTGAAGATGATTGGGATGTGGTGATCCGCACCAACTTGAAGAGCGCCTTTAACTGCTCCAAGGCCGCCGTGAAGACGATGATGCGCCAGCGCAATGGCCGCATTATCAACATCTCGTCGGTGTCGGGAGTGATGGGCAACGGCGGGCAGACCAATTACTCGGCCTCAAAAGCCGGGCTGATCGGTTTCACCAAGGCCCTGGCCCGCGAAGTGTCGGCCCGCAACATCACCGTCAACGCCGTAGCGCCCGGTTTCATCCCCACCGATCTCACGTCGTCATTGTCGGATGAGTTGAAGAGCGAAACGATGAAGGTGATCCCGTTAGGACGCTGGGGCGCGGCGGAGGAAGTCGCGCACGCCGTCGCCTTTTTTGCCTCCGACGAGGCGGGCTACATCACCGGCCAAACGCTGAACGTGGACGGCGGGATGGCGATGAGTTAG
- the nusB gene encoding transcription antitermination factor NusB has translation MMKDRRKARSLALQVLYEVDCTTHPVEDVIRSRLEDTPVNVDVEVFARQMIDGVLRNAAELDSLIHRHAPEWPLDQMAIIDRNILRMAIWEFAVSRTNPIKVAINEAVELAKDYGSDSASRFINGVLGALAAKENQLVNEISAKQVG, from the coding sequence ATGATGAAGGATCGCCGCAAGGCGCGCAGTTTAGCGTTGCAAGTTCTTTACGAAGTGGATTGCACAACTCACCCGGTTGAGGATGTGATCCGCTCCCGCCTGGAAGACACGCCTGTCAACGTTGACGTGGAAGTCTTCGCCCGCCAGATGATTGACGGCGTCTTGCGCAATGCCGCCGAACTGGACAGCCTCATCCACCGGCACGCGCCGGAGTGGCCGCTCGACCAGATGGCGATCATAGACCGCAACATTCTGCGGATGGCGATCTGGGAATTTGCCGTGAGCCGCACGAACCCGATCAAGGTTGCCATCAATGAGGCAGTGGAACTGGCAAAGGACTATGGCAGCGACTCGGCCTCCAGGTTTATCAACGGGGTGCTGGGGGCGCTGGCGGCCAAAGAGAATCAACTCGTCAACGAAATATCAGCCAAACAGGTCGGGTAA